A genomic region of Arvicola amphibius chromosome 7, mArvAmp1.2, whole genome shotgun sequence contains the following coding sequences:
- the Zdhhc5 gene encoding palmitoyltransferase ZDHHC5 has protein sequence MPAESGKRFKPSKYVPVSAAAIFLVGATTLFFAFTCPGLSLNVSPAVPIYNAIMFLFVLANFSMATFMDPGIFPRAEEDEDKEDDFRAPLYKTVEIKGIQVRMKWCATCRFYRPPRCSHCSVCDNCVEEFDHHCPWVNNCIGRRNYRYFFLFLLSLTAHIMGVFGFGLLYVLYHIEELSGVRTAVTMAVMCVAGLFFIPVAGLTGFHVVLVARGRTTNEQVTGKFRGGVNPFTNGCCNNVSRVLCSSPAPRYLGRPKKEKTIVIRPPFLRPDVSDGQITVKIMDNGIQGELRRTKSKGSLEITESQSADAEPPPPPKPDLSRYTGLRTHLGLATNEDSSLLGKDSPPTPTMYKYRPGYSSSSTSAAMPHSSSAKLSRGDSLKEPTSIADSSRHPSYRSEPSLEPESFRSPTFGKSFHFDPLSSGSRSSSLKSAQGTGFELGQLQSIRSEGTTSTSYKSLANQTRNGSLSYDSLLTPSDSPDFESVQAGPEPDPPLGYTSPFLSARLAQQREAERHPRLVPTGPPHREPSPVRYDNLSRHIVASLQEREKLLRQSPPLAGREEEPGLGDSGIQSTPGSGHAPRTSSSSDDSKRSPLSKTPLGRPAVPRFGKPDGLRGRGVGSPEPGPTAPYPGRSMSYSSQKAPSGVSETEEVALQPLLTPKDEAQLKTAYSKSNGQPKNIGSASPGPGQPALSSPTRGGVKKVSGVGGTTYEISV, from the exons GTGTCCAGGACTGAGCCTGAATGTGTCACCTGCAGTGCCCATCTACAATGCAATTATGTTCCTCTTTGTGCTGGCCAACTTCAGCATGGCCACCTTTATGGACCCAGGAATTTTTCCCAGAG CTGAAGAGGATGAAGACAAAGAAGATGATTTCCGAGCTCCTCTTTACAAAACCGTGGAGATCAAGGGCATCCAGGTGCGCATGAAATGGTGCGCCACCTGCCGCTTCTACCGCCCTCCTAGATGTTCCCACTGCAGTGTCTGCGACAACTGTGTGGAG GAATTTGATCATCACTGCCCCTGGGTGAACAACTGTATTGGTCGCAGGAACTAcagatatttcttccttttcctcctttccctgacAGCCCACATTATGGGTGTGTTTGGCTTTGGCCTCCTTTATGTCCTCTATCACATAGAGGAACTCTCAGGGGTCCGCACTGCTGTCAC AATGGCAGTGATGTGTGTGGCTGGCTTGTTTTTCATCCCTGTAGCTGGCCTTACAGGATTTCATGTGGTGCTGGTGGCTAGGGGACGTACAACGAATGAACAG gtTACAGGTAAATTCCGGGGAGGTGTGAATCCCTTCACCAATGGCTGCTGTAACAACGTTAGCCGTGTCCTCTGCAGCTCTCCAGCACCCAG GTATCTGGGGagaccaaagaaagagaagacaattGTAATCAGACCTCCTTTCCTTCGACCAGACGTCTCAGATGGGCAGATCACTGTGAAGATCATGGATAATGGCATCCAGGGAGAGCTGAGGAGGACTAAG TCTAAGGGAAGTCTAGAGATAACAGAGAGTCAGTCTGCTGACGCGGAGCCTCCACCTCCTCCTAAGCCGGACCTGAGCCGATACACCGGGCTGCGAACGCACCTTGGCCTGGCTACTAATGAGG ATAGCAGTCTGCTGGGCAAGGACAGCCCCCCTACACCTACCATGTACAAGTACCGACCGggctacagcagcagcagcacgtCAGCTGCCATGCCTCACTCCTCCAGCGCCAAG TTGAGTCGTGGAGACAGCTTGAAGGAACCAACCTCAATTGCAGATAGTAGCCGCCATCCCAGCTACCGCTCAGAGCCCAGCTTGGAGCCAGAGAGCTTCCGGTCTCCCACTTTTGGAAAAAGCTTTCATTTTGATCCATTGTCCAGTGGCTCACGATCCTCCAGCCTCAAGTCGGCCCAGGGCACGGGCTTTGAGCTGGGCCAGTTGCAGTCTATTCGTTCAGAGGGTACCACTTCCACCTCCTATAAGAGCCTGGCCAATCAGACACGCAATGGAAGTCTCTCCTATGACAGTCTGCTCACTCCTTCAGACAGCCCTGATTTTGAGTCAGTACAAGCAGGGCCTGAGCCAGACCCACCTTTAGGCTACACCTCTCCCTTCCTATCAGCCCGGCTGGCCCAGCAGCGGGAAGCCGAGAGGCACCCACGTTTGGTGCCAACCGGCCCACCACACCGAGAGCCCTCGCCAGTCCGATATGACAATCTGTCTCGCCACATCGTGGCCTCCCTCCAGGAACGAGAGAAGCTGCTACGACAGTCACCTCCACTTGCAGGCCGTGAGGAAGAGCCAGGCTTGGGAGACTCAGGCATTCAGTCAACACCAGGCTCAGGCCATGCCCCCCGTACTAGTTCCTCTTCAGATGATTCAAAGAGGTCACCCCTGAGCAAGACTCCACTGGGACGCCCAGCTGTCCCCCGTTTTGGCAAACCAGATGGGCTAAGAGGCCGGGGAGTAGGGTCCCCTGAACCAGGCCCAACTGCCCCCTATCCAGGCCGATCAATGTCTTATAGCAGCCAAAAAGCCCCATCTGGTGTCTCTGAGACAGAGGAAGTGGCATTGCAGCCATTACTGACACCCAA agaTGAAGCACAGCTCAAGACCGCCTACAGCAAATCCAATGGCCAGCCCAAGAATATAGGCTCGGCTTCCCCTGGCCCGGGCCAGCCAGCTCTCAGTAGTCCCACAAGGGGAGGCGTCAAGAAAGTGTCAGGGGTGGGTGGTACCACTTATGAGATTTCTGTGTGA
- the Med19 gene encoding mediator of RNA polymerase II transcription subunit 19, whose protein sequence is MENFTALFGAQADPPPPPSALGFGPGKPPPPPPPPQGGGPGAAPPPPASSAPAGADKSAAGSGPFYLMRELPGSTELTGSTNLITHYNLEQAYNKFCGKKVKEKLSNFLPDLPGMIDLPGSHDNSSLRSLIEKPPILSSSFNPITGTMLSGFRLHTGPLPEQCRLMHIQPPKKKNKHKHKQSRTQDPVPPETPSDSDHKKKKKKKEEDPERKRKKKEKKKKKNRHSPDHPGMGSSQASSSSSLR, encoded by the exons ATGGAGAACTTCACGGCGCTGTTCGGAGCTCAAGCCGACCCCCCACCGCCCCCGAGCGCCCTGGGCTTCGGGCCCGGGAAGCCGCCCCCGCCGCCTCCGCCTCCTCAGGGAGGGGGTCCAGGCGCGGCCCCGCCGCCGCCCGCGAGCTCGGCCCCCGCGGGCGCAGACAAGTCGGCTGCTGGGAGCGGCCCCTTCTACCTGATGCGGGAGTTGCCGG GCAGCACAGAGCTGACGGGCAGCACCAATTTAATCACACACTACAACCTGGAACAGGCCTATAATAAGTTCTGTGGAAAGAAGGTGAAGGAGAAGTTAAGTAACTTCCTGCCTGACCTGCCAGGGATGATCGACCTCCCTGGCTCCCATGACAACAGCAGCCTCCGCTCCCTCATCGAGAAGCCTCCTATTCTTAGTAGCTCCTTTAATCCAATCACAGGGACCATGCTGTCTGGTTTCCGCCTCCATACTGGCCCG TTGCCAGAGCAGTGTCGTCTGATGCACATCCAGCCTCCCAAGAAGAAGAACAAGCATAAGCATAAACAGAGCCGGACCCAGGATCCTGTCCCCCCAG AAACGCCATCTGATTCAGatcacaaaaagaagaaaaagaaaaaagaagaggatcCTGAacggaaaaggaaaaagaaagaaaagaagaagaagaag AACCGACATAGTCCAGATCACCCTGGTATGGGCAGCTCgcaggccagcagcagcagcagcctccgCTAA